Proteins encoded in a region of the Streptomyces sp. NBC_01471 genome:
- a CDS encoding NADAR family protein, with translation MAIHFYGSDDVPYGCFSNFSDHGLDLDGHWWPTSEHYFQAQKFAGTRHADLIRRARTPLRAAELGRDRSKPLRRDWERVKDEVMRRAVAAKFAAHDDIRATLLSTGDEEIVEDTGTDHYWGRGRTGTGKNRLGRILVRTRGRFRAELAAAAGAGGERDAGDRLFGGRDR, from the coding sequence ATGGCGATCCACTTCTACGGTTCCGACGACGTCCCCTACGGATGCTTCTCGAACTTCTCCGACCACGGCCTGGACCTCGACGGGCACTGGTGGCCGACCTCGGAGCACTACTTCCAGGCACAGAAGTTCGCCGGAACCCGCCATGCCGATCTCATCCGCCGCGCCCGCACACCGCTGCGCGCCGCCGAGCTGGGCCGGGATCGGTCCAAGCCGCTGCGGCGGGACTGGGAGCGGGTCAAGGACGAGGTGATGCGCCGCGCGGTGGCGGCCAAGTTCGCCGCACACGACGACATTCGCGCCACTCTGCTGTCCACGGGGGACGAGGAGATCGTCGAGGACACCGGCACCGATCACTACTGGGGCCGGGGCAGGACCGGGACCGGCAAAAACAGGCTCGGCCGGATCCTGGTGCGCACCCGCGGCCGGTTCCGCGCCGAGCTCGCCGCAGCTGCTGGAGCGGGCGGTGAACGAGACGCAGGGGACCGGCTATTCGGCGGACGGGATCGGTAA